One segment of Amycolatopsis alba DSM 44262 DNA contains the following:
- the vanH gene encoding VanH-AOV family D-lactate dehydrogenase, with product MTYSEPARSAAPRTGSPASASPSAVLTRGITIYGCGQDEAALFREMAPRFGITPTFAEEPVSEANIELVSGNRCISVGHKTPITNSILLALAEAGVEYISTRSIGFNHIDVNYAESVGITVGNVAYSPDSVADFTLMLMLMAVRDAKSILRRTEVHDYRLNEVRGKELRDLTVGVVGTGRIGVAVLDRLRGFGCRVLAYDTFLAAPADYVPLDELLQQSDIVSLHVPLNTDTYHLLDRQAIGQMKHGAYIINTGRGPLIETEALISALESGKLGGAALDVLEGEEGIFYADCRNKTIESKTLLRLEKLSNVIVSPHTAYYTDHALSDTVENSIINCLQFESGK from the coding sequence ATGACCTACAGCGAACCAGCGCGATCAGCTGCCCCCCGCACCGGATCGCCGGCGTCCGCGTCCCCCTCCGCCGTCTTGACGAGGGGAATCACGATTTATGGCTGCGGGCAGGACGAGGCCGCGTTGTTTCGGGAGATGGCACCCCGTTTCGGCATAACGCCGACGTTCGCCGAGGAGCCGGTATCCGAGGCCAATATCGAACTGGTGTCAGGAAACCGCTGTATCAGTGTCGGGCACAAGACCCCGATCACGAACTCCATTCTTCTCGCGCTCGCCGAGGCCGGTGTAGAGTACATCTCCACCCGGAGCATCGGTTTCAATCACATCGATGTGAATTACGCCGAGAGTGTCGGTATCACCGTCGGGAACGTCGCCTACTCGCCCGACAGCGTGGCCGACTTCACGCTGATGCTGATGCTGATGGCGGTGCGCGACGCCAAATCCATCCTCCGTCGTACGGAGGTTCACGACTACCGGCTGAACGAGGTGCGCGGGAAAGAGCTGCGCGACCTGACCGTCGGAGTGGTCGGAACAGGGCGTATCGGTGTCGCGGTCCTCGACCGGCTGCGTGGTTTCGGGTGCCGGGTGCTGGCCTACGACACCTTCCTCGCCGCCCCGGCCGATTACGTCCCTCTCGACGAATTGCTCCAGCAGAGCGACATCGTGTCGCTCCATGTGCCGCTCAACACCGATACGTACCATCTGCTCGATCGGCAGGCCATCGGGCAGATGAAGCACGGCGCGTACATCATCAACACCGGACGTGGTCCGCTTATCGAGACCGAGGCCCTCATTTCGGCCCTGGAAAGCGGAAAGCTGGGCGGAGCGGCGCTGGATGTCCTCGAAGGTGAGGAAGGGATATTCTACGCCGACTGCAGGAACAAGACCATAGAGAGCAAGACGTTGCTGCGGCTGGAAAAACTGTCGAACGTGATCGTCAGTCCGCATACCGCCTATTACACCGACCACGCGCTGAGTGACACTGTTGAAAACAGCATCATCAATTGTCTCCAATTCGAAAGCGGGAAGTAG
- the vanA-Ao2 gene encoding D-alanine--(R)-lactate ligase VanA-Ao2, producing the protein MGRLKIGILFGGLSEEHPISIKSASEVAKNLDLEKYEPFYIGITQSGSWLLCDGPAADWEQTANPRPAILSPDRGTHGLLVLDEGKYETIALDVVLPVLHGKFGEDGTVQGLLEFSGIPYVGCDAPSSVMCIDKSLTYSVVRSAGIATPNFHIVTADNDIDADKLTYPVFVKPARSGSSFGVSKVSSKEELPAALAEARQYDGKILIEEAVVGAEIGCSVLGSGDDLLTGEVDRVALTHGFFKIHQEESPETGSENSSFIVPADIPEESSTLVKETAKVIYRALGCSGLARVDLFLKEDGSVVLNEVNTLPGLTSYSRYPRMMAAAGIPLGEVIDRLVALTLEGRNG; encoded by the coding sequence ATGGGTAGGCTGAAAATCGGAATTCTGTTCGGCGGGCTTTCCGAAGAGCATCCTATCTCCATCAAGTCTGCGAGCGAGGTCGCGAAGAACCTCGACCTCGAAAAGTACGAGCCGTTCTACATCGGCATCACGCAGAGTGGTTCCTGGTTGCTGTGCGACGGTCCCGCCGCCGACTGGGAGCAGACCGCGAACCCCCGGCCCGCCATCCTGTCGCCGGACCGCGGCACGCACGGGCTGCTCGTCCTGGACGAGGGCAAGTACGAGACGATCGCGCTCGACGTGGTGCTGCCGGTGCTGCACGGCAAGTTCGGTGAAGACGGCACGGTGCAGGGCCTGCTGGAGTTCTCCGGCATCCCCTACGTCGGCTGCGACGCCCCGAGCTCGGTCATGTGCATCGACAAGTCGCTCACCTACTCCGTCGTCCGCAGTGCGGGCATCGCGACGCCGAACTTCCACATCGTCACGGCGGACAACGACATCGACGCCGACAAGCTCACGTACCCCGTCTTCGTGAAGCCTGCTCGTTCGGGTTCGTCCTTCGGTGTCAGCAAGGTCTCCTCGAAGGAGGAGCTGCCCGCCGCCCTGGCCGAGGCACGTCAGTACGACGGCAAGATCCTGATCGAAGAGGCCGTCGTCGGCGCCGAGATCGGCTGCTCCGTCCTCGGCAGCGGCGACGACCTGCTGACCGGCGAGGTGGACCGGGTCGCGCTGACCCACGGCTTCTTCAAGATCCACCAGGAAGAAAGCCCCGAGACCGGTTCCGAGAACTCGAGCTTCATCGTTCCCGCGGACATCCCGGAGGAGTCGAGCACGCTCGTCAAGGAGACCGCGAAGGTCATCTACCGCGCACTGGGCTGCAGCGGGCTCGCGCGGGTCGACCTCTTCCTCAAGGAAGACGGAAGCGTCGTCCTCAACGAGGTGAACACCCTGCCGGGGCTCACCTCGTACAGCCGCTACCCGCGGATGATGGCCGCCGCCGGCATCCCGCTCGGTGAAGTGATCGACAGGCTGGTCGCGCTGACCCTGGAGGGTCGTAACGGATGA
- the vanX gene encoding D-Ala-D-Ala dipeptidase VanX, whose protein sequence is MKDGFVFVDEVVPGIRWDAKYATWDNFTGKPVDGYLVNRIVGTRELCAALEKARDAAESRGFGLLLWDGYRPQRAVNRFMSWAEEPEDGRKKARHYPNIDRPQMFEKGYVAKKSGHSRGSTVDLTMFHLATGELADMGGDHDVMDVVSHHGAAGITAEQEANRKHLCSVMEDSGFSSYECEWWHYNLKDEPHPETYFDFPIA, encoded by the coding sequence ATGAAGGATGGTTTCGTCTTCGTGGACGAGGTCGTCCCCGGCATCCGCTGGGACGCCAAGTACGCCACCTGGGACAACTTCACCGGCAAGCCGGTGGACGGCTACCTGGTGAACCGGATCGTGGGCACGCGTGAGCTGTGTGCCGCACTGGAAAAGGCGCGGGACGCGGCCGAGTCCCGCGGCTTCGGCCTGCTCCTGTGGGACGGCTACCGCCCCCAGCGTGCCGTGAACCGCTTCATGAGCTGGGCGGAAGAGCCGGAAGACGGCCGGAAGAAGGCCAGGCACTACCCGAACATCGACCGGCCCCAGATGTTCGAAAAGGGCTACGTTGCCAAGAAGTCGGGCCACAGCCGGGGCAGCACGGTGGACCTGACGATGTTCCACCTCGCCACCGGCGAGCTCGCCGACATGGGTGGCGACCACGACGTGATGGACGTCGTCTCGCATCACGGCGCGGCGGGCATCACGGCGGAGCAGGAGGCGAACCGCAAGCATCTGTGTTCCGTCATGGAGGACAGCGGCTTCAGCTCCTACGAGTGCGAGTGGTGGCACTACAACCTGAAGGACGAACCTCATCCGGAGACGTATTTCGACTTTCCCATCGCCTAG
- a CDS encoding ParB/RepB/Spo0J family partition protein, whose product MDPMRVDIFALPVVEIELSRLSSVASPRTSGEDPEHVETLLSAEEALPPILVHRPTMRVVDGLHRLKAARVRGDTTIAARLVDGDESDAFVLAVEANIRHGLPLSLADRKRAALQIIGTHPQWSDRRVASATGISAGTVADLRRCGGETGNEARIGRDGRIRPVDSSERRRHAADLIRNDPGLSLRQVAKQVGISPETVRDVRGRLERGESPTPDGSRRLRTKPHPLGRTEPDIGGAVDRERLAVLEQLKADPALRLSEVGRILLRMLSMHSMDGQEWERILHGVPPHLYGVVAGFARDHARVWAGFADHLENRATNLAAG is encoded by the coding sequence GTGGATCCGATGAGGGTTGACATATTCGCTCTCCCGGTCGTGGAAATCGAACTGTCCCGGCTGTCTTCGGTAGCTTCGCCGCGAACGTCGGGTGAAGATCCGGAGCATGTCGAGACCTTGTTGTCGGCAGAGGAGGCATTGCCACCTATCCTGGTGCACCGGCCGACGATGCGGGTGGTCGACGGCTTGCACCGGTTGAAGGCGGCGCGGGTGCGGGGCGACACGACGATCGCGGCGAGGCTGGTCGACGGGGACGAGTCGGACGCGTTCGTTCTCGCCGTCGAGGCGAACATCAGGCACGGTCTGCCGCTTTCGCTCGCCGATCGCAAACGCGCGGCTCTCCAGATCATCGGCACGCATCCGCAGTGGTCGGATCGGCGGGTGGCCTCGGCGACCGGTATCTCCGCGGGGACGGTGGCCGACCTGCGCCGGTGCGGCGGCGAGACCGGGAACGAGGCCAGGATCGGGCGGGACGGCCGCATCCGCCCCGTCGACAGTTCGGAAAGACGGAGACACGCGGCCGATCTCATCCGCAATGATCCGGGGCTTTCGCTCCGTCAGGTCGCCAAACAGGTCGGCATCTCGCCGGAGACGGTCCGGGACGTGCGGGGCAGGCTGGAGCGGGGCGAAAGCCCGACCCCGGACGGGAGCAGGCGGCTGCGGACCAAACCGCATCCGCTCGGCCGGACGGAACCGGACATCGGCGGCGCGGTGGACCGGGAGCGGCTCGCCGTCCTGGAACAGCTCAAGGCCGATCCCGCGCTGCGGCTGAGCGAAGTCGGCCGGATCCTGCTGCGCATGCTGTCCATGCATTCCATGGACGGGCAGGAATGGGAGAGGATCCTCCACGGCGTCCCGCCGCATCTGTACGGAGTGGTCGCCGGGTTCGCCAGGGATCACGCCAGGGTCTGGGCGGGGTTCGCGGATCATCTGGAGAACCGGGCGACCAACCTCGCCGCCGGCTGA
- a CDS encoding prephenate dehydrogenase — translation MSIAKVLVVGTGLIGTSVALALREQDVAVYLADVDARAAHLARELGAGEEWSGGEVDLAVIAVPPPLVAEKLAELQKREVASAYTDVASVKAGPIADARRLGCDPASYVPGHPLAGRERSGPAAARADLFLGRPWALCPGTGASADAVLLVRELVSLCGASAVTVGADEHDSAVALVSHAPHVVASAVAAALERGDDVALSLAGQGLRDVTRIAAGNPLLWQEILSGNATRVAVVLDRIAGDLAAAASALRSGDPDEVTDLLLRGVAGHARIPARP, via the coding sequence GTGAGCATCGCGAAGGTACTTGTCGTCGGCACCGGCTTGATCGGCACCTCGGTCGCGCTGGCCCTTCGTGAGCAGGACGTGGCGGTGTACCTCGCGGACGTCGACGCGCGGGCCGCGCACCTTGCGCGGGAGCTCGGCGCGGGCGAGGAGTGGAGCGGCGGGGAAGTCGATCTGGCGGTGATCGCCGTGCCACCGCCGCTCGTCGCGGAAAAGCTTGCGGAGCTGCAGAAACGGGAAGTCGCGTCGGCGTACACCGATGTCGCCAGCGTCAAGGCGGGGCCGATCGCCGACGCGCGGCGGCTCGGCTGCGATCCGGCTTCTTACGTGCCGGGGCATCCGCTCGCCGGCCGCGAACGTTCCGGCCCCGCCGCGGCCCGCGCCGACCTGTTCCTCGGCCGCCCCTGGGCGCTTTGCCCCGGCACAGGGGCGTCCGCGGACGCCGTCCTGCTGGTGCGGGAGCTGGTGTCGCTGTGCGGGGCGAGCGCCGTCACCGTCGGCGCGGACGAGCACGACTCGGCGGTGGCGCTGGTGTCGCACGCCCCGCACGTGGTGGCGTCGGCCGTGGCGGCGGCGCTGGAGCGCGGCGACGACGTCGCGTTGAGCCTCGCCGGACAGGGACTGCGCGACGTGACCCGCATCGCCGCCGGGAATCCCTTGTTGTGGCAAGAAATACTTTCCGGGAACGCCACGAGGGTGGCGGTCGTGCTCGACAGGATCGCGGGTGATCTCGCGGCGGCGGCCTCGGCGTTGCGGTCCGGCGACCCCGACGAGGTCACGGATCTGCTCCTGCGTGGCGTCGCGGGCCACGCCCGGATCCCCGCAAGGCCTTGA
- a CDS encoding ABC transporter ATP-binding protein, with product MDVVLRFEGVDKSDDDPDPWVTKVRKGTVRRVLAYFRPHVGKVALFVLVAVLEALIVVATPLLLKELIDGGIVKNDLGVVVWMAVLTAVLAVVGAVLALVSGYISGKIGEGITYDLRVQALDHVRRLPIAFFTRTQTGVLVGRLHTELIMAQQHFTGLLMAATSLVMVVVVLAELFYLSWLVAVISLVLIPIFLVPWIRVGRVIQRRSIGRMDANTGLGGILQERFNVQGAMLSKLFGRPDEEMADYADRAGKIRDIGVSLSVWGRMAFVMMGLMASLATALVYGIGGGLVLAGAFQLGTLVAIATLLGRMFGPITQLSGMQELAQTVIVSFSRVFELLDLKPLIQERPGAVALEKNVAPDIEFENVSFRYPTADEVSLVSLEHLRAERERGEVSPNVLSDVSFRVGAGTLTALVGPSGAGKSTITHLVSRLYDPNSGSVRVGGHDLRDLSFDSLRETVGVVSQDAYLFHNTIRENLLYARPTATEDELIAACKGAQIWELIESLPLGLDTVSGDRGYRMSGGEKQRLAIARLLLKAPTIVVLDEATAHLDSESEAAVQRALKTALRSRTSLVIAHRLSTIREADQILVIDGGGVRERGTHDELLAAGGLYAELYHTQFANPANDAAKPEIDETELDELEPQPAIQPLGFGG from the coding sequence ATGGACGTGGTGTTGCGCTTCGAGGGGGTGGACAAGAGTGACGACGATCCCGATCCCTGGGTGACGAAGGTCCGCAAAGGAACCGTGCGCCGGGTGCTCGCCTACTTCCGCCCGCACGTCGGCAAGGTGGCGCTCTTCGTCCTCGTCGCCGTCCTGGAGGCGCTGATCGTCGTCGCGACTCCGTTGCTGCTGAAGGAACTCATCGACGGCGGCATCGTCAAGAACGATCTCGGGGTCGTGGTCTGGATGGCCGTCCTCACCGCCGTGCTCGCCGTGGTGGGCGCGGTGCTGGCGCTGGTTTCGGGCTACATCTCCGGGAAGATCGGGGAGGGGATCACCTACGACCTCCGGGTCCAGGCGCTCGACCATGTCCGGCGGCTGCCGATCGCGTTCTTCACCCGCACGCAGACCGGGGTGCTGGTCGGCAGGCTGCACACCGAACTGATCATGGCGCAGCAGCATTTCACCGGTCTGCTCATGGCGGCCACCAGTCTGGTCATGGTCGTGGTGGTGCTGGCCGAGCTGTTCTACCTTTCGTGGCTCGTCGCCGTCATCTCACTGGTGCTGATCCCGATCTTCCTCGTGCCGTGGATCCGCGTCGGGCGGGTGATCCAGCGGCGCAGCATCGGGCGGATGGACGCGAACACCGGCCTCGGCGGAATCCTCCAGGAACGGTTCAACGTCCAGGGCGCGATGCTCTCCAAGCTCTTCGGCCGCCCGGACGAGGAGATGGCCGACTACGCGGATCGCGCCGGGAAGATCCGCGACATCGGCGTGAGCCTTTCCGTCTGGGGCCGGATGGCCTTCGTGATGATGGGGCTGATGGCCTCGCTCGCCACGGCGCTCGTCTACGGGATCGGCGGCGGGCTCGTGCTCGCCGGGGCGTTCCAGCTCGGCACGCTGGTCGCCATCGCCACCCTGCTCGGGCGGATGTTCGGGCCGATCACCCAGCTGTCCGGGATGCAGGAGCTCGCGCAGACCGTCATCGTGAGCTTCTCCCGTGTCTTCGAGCTGCTCGATCTGAAGCCGTTGATCCAGGAACGCCCCGGCGCGGTCGCCCTCGAAAAGAACGTGGCGCCGGACATCGAGTTCGAGAACGTGTCGTTCCGCTATCCCACCGCGGACGAGGTCTCGCTGGTGTCGCTGGAGCATCTGCGGGCCGAGCGGGAGCGCGGGGAGGTTTCGCCGAACGTCCTGAGCGACGTGAGTTTCCGCGTGGGGGCCGGAACCCTCACCGCGCTCGTCGGCCCGTCCGGCGCGGGGAAGAGCACCATCACCCACCTCGTCTCGCGGCTGTACGACCCGAACTCCGGAAGCGTCCGCGTCGGCGGGCACGACCTGCGGGACCTCAGCTTCGATTCGCTCCGCGAAACGGTAGGCGTGGTCAGCCAGGACGCCTACCTCTTCCACAACACGATCCGGGAGAACCTGCTCTACGCCCGGCCGACCGCCACCGAGGACGAACTGATCGCGGCCTGCAAGGGCGCCCAGATCTGGGAGCTGATCGAATCCCTCCCGCTCGGGTTGGACACCGTCTCCGGCGATCGCGGCTATCGCATGTCGGGTGGCGAGAAGCAGCGGCTGGCCATCGCCAGGCTGCTGCTGAAGGCGCCGACGATCGTCGTCCTCGACGAAGCCACCGCGCATCTGGACTCCGAGTCGGAGGCCGCCGTCCAGCGGGCGCTCAAGACCGCCCTGCGCAGCCGGACCTCGCTGGTGATCGCCCACCGGCTGTCCACGATCCGTGAGGCCGACCAGATCCTCGTGATCGACGGCGGCGGGGTGCGGGAACGCGGGACCCACGACGAGTTGCTGGCCGCGGGCGGTCTTTACGCCGAGCTCTACCACACGCAGTTCGCCAACCCGGCGAACGACGCCGCCAAGCCGGAAATCGACGAAACCGAGCTGGACGAGCTCGAACCTCAGCCGGCGATCCAACCCCTGGGCTTCGGAGGATGA